A single genomic interval of Halococcus sediminicola harbors:
- a CDS encoding sugar-transfer associated ATP-grasp domain-containing protein gives MNGDRAYGLAKAAYRGVTGEYATRASRLATRLKRFAKSEVSTWRSPVSMPIRRRLWLWRHGFLSSADVLYDLDDDNYRRYLSSYQRERAAWLNGKRSVAFDNKLLFHWMTEPFDDQRVETDGLLRDGRFHDLRSLRSDDESDRTPGTADAAAWVVERLREDGSLVLKPVTGGGGKDVRLCSYSNGSYRVNGEAYTETEFRELVTGLDEYLVTERVEQAAYADTLYPDAANTLRVLTIYDDEADEPYLAGVVHRIGTERSAPLDNLVRGGLVADVDRDTGELGEAVRYLGAEQLVRYETHPDTGAQIAGTTVPHWPAVREQLLEMAAAFSHAPYIGWDVIVTKDGEFTVIEGNNCSGVRVFQVHRPLLDDPRVRRFYERHGVVPAE, from the coding sequence ATGAACGGCGATCGGGCCTACGGGCTGGCGAAGGCGGCGTATCGAGGCGTCACGGGCGAGTACGCGACCCGTGCGTCGCGGCTGGCCACGCGGCTCAAACGCTTCGCCAAGAGCGAGGTCTCGACGTGGCGCTCGCCGGTCTCGATGCCCATCCGTCGGCGGCTCTGGCTCTGGCGGCATGGATTCTTGAGTTCGGCGGACGTGCTGTACGACCTCGACGACGACAACTACCGGCGCTATCTCTCCTCCTATCAGCGCGAACGCGCGGCGTGGCTCAACGGCAAGCGCAGCGTCGCCTTCGACAACAAACTCCTCTTTCACTGGATGACCGAACCGTTCGACGACCAGCGCGTCGAAACCGACGGATTGCTCAGGGACGGCCGCTTTCACGATCTTCGCTCGCTGCGGTCGGACGACGAATCCGACCGCACGCCCGGCACCGCCGACGCCGCCGCGTGGGTCGTCGAACGGCTACGTGAGGATGGGTCGCTGGTCCTCAAGCCCGTCACCGGCGGCGGTGGCAAGGACGTCCGGCTCTGTTCGTATTCCAATGGGAGCTATCGCGTCAACGGCGAGGCGTACACCGAGACCGAATTTCGGGAACTGGTCACGGGTCTCGACGAGTATCTCGTCACCGAGCGGGTCGAGCAGGCCGCCTACGCGGACACCCTCTACCCCGACGCGGCCAACACCCTCCGGGTGCTGACCATCTACGACGACGAAGCCGACGAGCCGTATCTCGCCGGCGTCGTCCACCGAATTGGTACTGAACGCTCCGCGCCGCTCGACAACCTCGTCCGCGGTGGGCTGGTCGCCGACGTCGACCGTGATACTGGCGAACTCGGAGAGGCCGTCCGCTACCTCGGTGCCGAACAGCTCGTCCGCTATGAGACTCATCCCGACACGGGCGCGCAGATTGCGGGCACCACAGTACCGCACTGGCCGGCCGTCCGCGAGCAACTCCTCGAAATGGCCGCGGCCTTCTCACACGCCCCGTATATCGGTTGGGACGTCATCGTTACCAAGGATGGCGAGTTCACCGTCATCGAGGGGAACAACTGCTCGGGCGTGCGCGTCTTCCAGGTCCACCGCCCGCTGCTCGACGATCCTCGCGTGCGGCGCTTTTACGAGCGCCACGGCGTCGTTCCGGCCGAATAG
- a CDS encoding sulfatase, with protein sequence MRTPNVVWITLESTRADHTTMGGYARDTTPNLDRIADAERGRAFGNCHTHAIWTLASSASILTGTVPTHHGAGMQNDAIPDELDTVPERLQEAGYRTTCLSPNSHLSSGTDLDRGFDEFTWLSADTLAREAGPRILLKYLRNCRRHGPGLTTDTRKHGTGYVMNEIAKRRIGSYAGNDEPFFLYAHYGDPHHPYHPPRRFLEPYADDFEMDVDEALEFGQYHHANFHQLIADGCPFTDDEWDVLHALYDAEVAHTDELVGDLFAHIRTLDLDNTVFVVTADHGELFGEQGMLAHLVVADDAVTHVPCVVHGADALADYNGETVQHADLMTTLLESAGADTTGMQGLDLREDEREQTLTQRGAKRTLKNLERFEELNSEFDRTRYHEATLHALRTDEFKYLQSDERAELFALPDETSDVSGEHPSIAERLDDELAAILETDGQPVSTEGREGQFTDAMKEQLADLGYLVD encoded by the coding sequence ATGCGAACGCCAAACGTCGTCTGGATAACCCTCGAAAGCACCCGCGCCGACCACACCACGATGGGCGGCTACGCACGCGACACGACGCCCAACCTCGACCGCATCGCCGACGCGGAGCGCGGGAGGGCGTTCGGCAACTGTCACACCCACGCCATCTGGACGCTCGCCTCCAGCGCGTCGATCCTCACCGGCACCGTGCCGACACACCACGGTGCGGGTATGCAAAACGACGCCATCCCCGACGAACTCGACACGGTGCCAGAGCGCCTTCAGGAGGCGGGCTACCGAACCACCTGCCTCTCGCCGAACTCGCATCTGAGTTCGGGCACCGATCTCGACAGGGGGTTCGACGAGTTCACGTGGCTGAGCGCCGACACGCTCGCCAGGGAGGCCGGCCCGCGCATCCTCCTGAAGTACCTGCGCAACTGCCGCCGCCACGGTCCCGGCCTCACCACCGACACCAGAAAGCACGGCACGGGGTACGTCATGAACGAGATCGCAAAGCGCCGCATCGGCTCGTACGCCGGGAACGACGAGCCGTTCTTCCTCTACGCCCACTACGGCGACCCCCACCACCCCTACCACCCGCCGCGGCGCTTCCTCGAACCGTACGCCGACGACTTCGAGATGGACGTGGACGAAGCGCTGGAGTTCGGCCAGTATCACCACGCAAATTTCCACCAGCTCATCGCCGACGGCTGCCCGTTCACCGACGACGAGTGGGACGTCCTCCACGCGCTCTACGACGCCGAGGTCGCCCACACCGACGAACTGGTCGGCGACCTCTTCGCCCACATCAGAACGCTCGACCTCGATAATACCGTGTTCGTCGTCACCGCCGACCACGGCGAACTGTTCGGCGAGCAGGGCATGCTCGCCCATCTGGTGGTCGCCGACGACGCCGTGACCCATGTCCCCTGTGTGGTCCACGGCGCGGACGCGCTCGCCGACTACAACGGCGAGACCGTCCAGCACGCCGATCTGATGACCACGCTGCTCGAATCCGCCGGTGCGGACACGACGGGCATGCAGGGTCTCGACCTGCGCGAGGACGAACGCGAGCAGACCCTCACCCAGCGGGGCGCGAAGCGCACGCTGAAGAACTTGGAGCGATTCGAGGAGCTCAACTCCGAGTTCGACCGGACGCGCTATCACGAAGCGACGCTGCACGCCCTGCGTACTGACGAGTTCAAGTATCTGCAAAGCGACGAGCGCGCCGAACTGTTCGCCCTGCCCGACGAGACGAGCGACGTGTCCGGAGAACACCCATCGATCGCCGAGCGCCTCGACGACGAACTCGCCGCCATCCTCGAAACCGACGGCCAGCCCGTCTCGACCGAGGGCCGCGAGGGACAGTTTACCGATGCGATGAAGGAACAGCTCGCCGATCTGGGCTATCTGGTCGACTGA
- a CDS encoding sugar-transfer associated ATP-grasp domain-containing protein gives MLKSRLYDALSDLYWGTYGASRWLVDRGPGAALRLFVHEEAPAIMRFRMPLRRRLWLWRHGFLSQADVLYGESGITEDNHHRYLSSYQRDLTQRINGRWGEALENKLLFHHLLDDFPERRPTIHAHLMDGRYTPVDTEETATSGADAADRVLALLDEYRTLVLKPTYGTIGKRILICERVADGYRINGEHRSREEFAARIPDLDDYLVSEFVEQAAYATALYPDAPNTLRVLTMIDPDSGEPFVAAAAHRIGTHRSAPLDNWSRGGLSADIDPETGELGEAVQYPYDGHRERHTSHPDTGAQIAGTAIPGWPAIQEGILDIAANCSQIPYVGWDLVVTGEGEFKVIEGNNCSGVRVFQVHRPLLDDSRVRRFYQHYDAL, from the coding sequence ATGCTCAAAAGTCGCCTCTACGACGCGCTGTCCGATCTCTACTGGGGCACGTACGGTGCCTCCCGGTGGCTCGTCGATCGCGGTCCCGGTGCTGCCCTGCGATTGTTCGTCCACGAGGAAGCCCCTGCAATCATGCGCTTTCGCATGCCGCTCCGCCGGCGACTCTGGCTCTGGCGACACGGCTTTTTGAGTCAAGCCGACGTGCTCTACGGCGAGAGCGGCATCACCGAGGACAACCACCACCGATATCTCTCCTCGTATCAGCGCGACCTGACCCAGCGGATCAACGGCCGCTGGGGCGAGGCGCTCGAAAACAAACTCCTCTTCCATCACCTGCTCGATGACTTTCCCGAACGCCGTCCGACGATTCACGCCCACCTGATGGACGGCCGCTACACGCCCGTCGATACGGAAGAAACGGCCACGAGCGGTGCCGACGCCGCCGACCGCGTGCTGGCACTGCTCGACGAATACCGAACGCTCGTCTTGAAACCGACCTACGGGACCATCGGCAAGCGCATCCTGATCTGCGAGCGCGTCGCGGACGGCTATCGCATCAACGGCGAGCACCGTTCGAGGGAGGAATTCGCCGCGCGGATTCCAGACCTCGACGACTATCTCGTGTCCGAATTCGTCGAACAGGCCGCCTACGCGACCGCCCTCTATCCGGACGCGCCGAACACACTGCGCGTGCTCACCATGATCGACCCCGATTCCGGGGAGCCGTTCGTCGCGGCCGCCGCCCACCGCATCGGTACCCATCGGTCGGCCCCGCTCGACAACTGGTCGCGTGGTGGTCTCTCCGCGGATATCGACCCCGAAACCGGCGAACTCGGCGAGGCCGTCCAGTATCCCTACGACGGTCACCGTGAGCGCCACACCAGTCATCCCGACACGGGCGCGCAGATTGCGGGCACGGCGATACCGGGTTGGCCGGCGATTCAGGAGGGCATCCTCGACATCGCGGCGAACTGTTCGCAGATTCCCTATGTCGGGTGGGACCTCGTGGTCACTGGTGAGGGCGAGTTCAAGGTCATCGAGGGGAACAACTGCTCGGGCGTGCGCGTCTTCCAGGTCCACCGCCCCCTGCTCGACGATTCTCGCGTGCGGCGCTTTTACCAGCACTACGACGCGCTGTGA